A window from Luteibacter flocculans encodes these proteins:
- the rfbC gene encoding dTDP-4-dehydrorhamnose 3,5-epimerase: MKSTPTSLPGVLVIEPKVFGDSRGFFYESYNEKVFRELGIERRFVQSNVSRSSRGVLRGLHYQWPRPQGKLVSVLEGEVYDVAVDIRTGSPTFGQWTATMLTAENHRHFWIPEGFAHGFCVVSDYATFSYQCTELYEPSADAGIRWNDPALGIDWPVSEPTLSNKDMNAPLLADVPAERLPEFAD, encoded by the coding sequence CTCCCCGGCGTACTCGTCATCGAACCGAAGGTTTTCGGCGATTCGCGCGGATTCTTCTACGAAAGCTACAACGAGAAGGTCTTCCGAGAACTGGGCATCGAGCGCCGCTTCGTGCAGTCGAACGTATCCCGGTCGTCGCGAGGCGTCTTGCGCGGACTCCATTACCAGTGGCCGCGCCCCCAGGGCAAATTGGTCAGCGTGCTCGAGGGCGAGGTGTATGACGTCGCGGTGGACATCCGCACCGGCTCACCCACCTTTGGGCAATGGACAGCGACCATGCTTACCGCCGAAAACCATCGCCATTTCTGGATTCCGGAGGGGTTTGCGCATGGCTTCTGCGTCGTTTCCGACTACGCTACGTTCTCTTACCAGTGCACCGAACTTTACGAGCCCAGCGCCGACGCAGGCATTCGCTGGAATGATCCGGCACTTGGCATCGACTGGCCGGTCAGCGAACCCACCCTTTCGAACAAGGACATGAACGCCCCGCTGCTGGCTGACGTGCCGGCGGAGCGGCTACCGGAGTTCGCTGATTGA
- the rfbD gene encoding dTDP-4-dehydrorhamnose reductase has protein sequence MKILLLGANGQLGQAFLADSNLAERGTLLAASRNGQLTDGRAGVVADLSTPGSLTQILDTEQPAIIINAAAYTAVDKAEQDEAAAHRINAEALGIIGAWAAKNQALVVHYSTDYVFDGRGTTPYTEDAVTGPVGAYGRSKLAGEEALRLSGAPHYIFRTAWVYSAVGRNFLRTMLRLGAERDELRVVADQYGTPTHTALIVAASVVAVDAWLSAGPTDRARLQGTYHVTAKGETTWHGFADYLLRGAAVRGLIKRAPIVTPIATNEFPTPAERPAYSVLDTARFESTFDFAFPIWTAGVDDVLTYLSEHVE, from the coding sequence TTGAAGATTCTGCTACTCGGAGCCAATGGTCAGCTTGGCCAAGCCTTCCTCGCCGACAGCAACCTCGCTGAGCGTGGCACGCTGTTGGCGGCAAGCCGCAATGGCCAGCTTACCGACGGCCGGGCGGGCGTGGTGGCGGACCTGTCGACACCCGGGTCGCTGACTCAGATCCTCGACACCGAGCAGCCGGCTATCATCATCAACGCCGCAGCGTACACGGCCGTGGACAAGGCCGAACAGGACGAAGCGGCGGCCCACCGCATCAATGCCGAAGCGCTTGGCATCATTGGCGCATGGGCGGCGAAAAACCAGGCACTGGTGGTCCATTATTCGACCGACTACGTCTTCGACGGTCGCGGCACCACGCCCTATACCGAGGATGCCGTCACCGGCCCGGTGGGCGCCTACGGCCGCAGCAAGTTGGCCGGGGAGGAGGCACTCCGCCTGAGCGGCGCGCCGCACTACATCTTCCGGACAGCCTGGGTCTACTCGGCAGTGGGGCGGAATTTTCTTCGCACGATGCTCAGACTCGGCGCCGAACGTGACGAGTTGCGCGTCGTGGCGGACCAATACGGTACGCCCACCCATACCGCCCTGATCGTCGCTGCATCGGTTGTCGCTGTCGACGCCTGGCTTTCCGCGGGCCCTACCGATCGGGCACGTTTGCAGGGGACGTATCACGTCACAGCCAAGGGCGAAACGACCTGGCACGGCTTCGCCGATTACCTGCTGCGCGGTGCCGCGGTGCGCGGCCTGATCAAGCGGGCGCCGATCGTGACACCGATCGCCACGAACGAATTCCCAACGCCGGCCGAACGTCCCGCATATTCCGTACTGGACACGGCACGCTTCGAAAGCACGTTCGACTTCGCTTTTCCGATCTGGACCGCCGGCGTGGATGACGTACTCACCTATCTATCCGAACACGTGGAATAA
- a CDS encoding mannose-1-phosphate guanylyltransferase/mannose-6-phosphate isomerase — translation MLIPLILSGGSGTRLWPISRRNLPKQFLALTGEGTLFQQTIQRARGLPDTGAPIVVASDDHRFLAAEQLQEIQVEGASILLEPTARNTAPAIAVGALRALEKSPDALILVLPADHLIGDNASFSEAVAQARPLAEQGWLVTFGIRPERAETGFGYIQRGDSIDSFGFKVSQFVEKPELEVAQSYLASGKYDWNSGMFLFLASRYLDELAQHAPSMLEAAKAAYTKANVDLDFVRLDSDSFASSPSDSIDYAVMEKTARAAVVPVSCEWSDIGSWDALWMAAAKDEHGNHSEGDVIAINTTGSLIHAHARHVVATVGLDDVIVVTTPDATLVAKRDAAQDVKLVVEELKKAGRTEHDLHRVVRRPWGMYDSLENGERFQVKRIVVKPGAALSLQMHHHRAEHWIVVKGVAEVTCDDKVFLLAENQSTYLPLGSKHRLRNPGKVPVELIEVQSGSYLGEDDIVRFDDVYGRAGTVG, via the coding sequence ATGCTCATTCCCCTCATTCTGAGCGGCGGCAGCGGTACGCGCCTTTGGCCGATCTCCCGTCGTAACCTGCCCAAGCAATTCCTGGCACTGACGGGAGAGGGGACGCTCTTCCAGCAGACGATTCAACGCGCCCGCGGCCTCCCGGATACGGGAGCGCCCATCGTCGTGGCGAGCGATGACCATCGATTCCTCGCCGCCGAGCAATTGCAGGAAATCCAGGTGGAGGGTGCAAGCATCCTCCTCGAACCTACGGCGCGAAATACCGCGCCCGCCATTGCGGTCGGCGCTTTGCGTGCATTGGAGAAATCGCCGGACGCACTCATTCTGGTCTTGCCTGCGGACCATTTGATCGGAGACAACGCGTCGTTCTCCGAAGCAGTCGCTCAGGCCCGCCCTCTTGCAGAGCAAGGCTGGCTCGTCACGTTCGGTATCCGCCCCGAGCGCGCGGAGACCGGCTTTGGCTATATCCAGCGCGGCGACAGCATCGACTCGTTCGGGTTCAAGGTCAGCCAGTTCGTCGAAAAGCCCGAGCTCGAAGTAGCTCAAAGCTACTTGGCCAGCGGCAAGTACGACTGGAATTCGGGCATGTTCCTATTCCTGGCTTCCCGCTACCTGGATGAGCTCGCACAGCATGCGCCATCGATGCTCGAGGCGGCCAAGGCGGCTTACACAAAGGCCAATGTCGACCTTGACTTCGTGCGCCTCGACAGCGATTCGTTCGCCAGCTCGCCCAGCGATTCCATCGATTATGCGGTGATGGAAAAAACCGCGCGCGCTGCGGTCGTTCCCGTCAGTTGCGAGTGGAGCGACATCGGTTCGTGGGATGCTCTGTGGATGGCTGCCGCCAAGGATGAGCATGGCAATCACAGCGAAGGCGACGTCATTGCCATCAACACGACCGGATCATTGATCCATGCTCATGCGAGGCACGTGGTTGCGACGGTGGGTCTCGACGACGTCATCGTAGTCACTACGCCCGACGCGACCCTTGTGGCCAAGCGAGATGCGGCTCAGGACGTAAAGCTGGTCGTTGAGGAACTGAAGAAAGCAGGTCGGACTGAGCATGATCTGCACCGCGTGGTTCGCCGCCCCTGGGGCATGTACGACTCCCTGGAGAACGGCGAACGCTTTCAGGTGAAGCGCATCGTGGTGAAGCCCGGAGCCGCCCTGAGCCTGCAGATGCATCACCATCGGGCCGAGCACTGGATTGTCGTGAAAGGCGTGGCCGAGGTCACGTGCGACGACAAGGTGTTTCTGCTGGCCGAGAACCAGAGCACCTACCTCCCGCTCGGGAGCAAACACCGCCTGCGCAACCCGGGCAAGGTGCCGGTCGAACTCATCGAAGTGCAGTCCGGCAGCTACCTGGGTGAGGATGACATCGTGCGGTTCGACGACGTGTACGGGCGCGCTGGTACCGTCGGGTGA
- a CDS encoding phosphomannomutase: protein MKCFKAYDIRGRVPDELNEDVAYRLGRAFARAVGEGAVVVGYDIRRDSPAFAEAVARGLCDEGRDVIDIGLCGTEEVYFQTFHRKVAGGVMVTASHNPIDYNGMKLVREGARPISGDTGLRDIERMVEENDFGPVASQKGRVLSEHDKSAYIEHLLGYVDAASFRSLKIVVNAGNGGAGKIVDLLEAHLPLEFVRINHEPDGSFPNGIPNPLLPENRSATADAVRRHGADFGIAWDGDFDRCFLFDAEGEFIEGYYIVGLLAAQLLEKHPGSKIIHDPRLTWNTIDMVKHAGGIPIESKTGHAFIKERMRAEDAIYGGEMSAHHYFREFAYCDSGMIPWLLIAERLSKTGISLADMLAERMAAYPCSGEINFVVDDAKAAVARVLAYYRNDSPSLDHVDGVSADFGTWRFNLRSSNTEPLLRLNVEARHDRSLMQMRTDELSRIIAG, encoded by the coding sequence ATGAAGTGTTTCAAAGCCTACGACATTCGTGGCCGTGTGCCAGACGAATTGAATGAGGATGTCGCGTATCGGCTCGGCAGGGCGTTCGCTCGCGCAGTAGGCGAGGGCGCCGTTGTTGTGGGGTACGACATTCGGCGCGACAGTCCGGCCTTCGCCGAGGCCGTCGCACGCGGCCTGTGTGACGAGGGTCGCGACGTTATCGACATCGGGCTCTGTGGTACCGAGGAGGTCTATTTTCAGACGTTCCATAGGAAGGTGGCCGGCGGTGTCATGGTTACAGCCAGTCATAATCCCATCGATTACAACGGCATGAAGCTGGTCCGCGAGGGTGCGCGCCCGATCAGCGGCGACACGGGCCTGCGAGATATCGAGCGGATGGTCGAAGAGAACGACTTCGGTCCCGTTGCCAGTCAGAAGGGCAGGGTGCTGAGCGAGCATGACAAGTCCGCTTACATCGAGCATCTCCTTGGCTATGTCGATGCGGCTTCGTTTCGCTCGCTGAAAATCGTCGTAAACGCAGGTAATGGCGGCGCCGGGAAGATCGTCGACCTGCTTGAGGCGCACCTCCCGTTGGAGTTCGTGCGCATCAATCATGAGCCCGATGGCAGCTTCCCTAACGGCATTCCCAATCCGTTGTTGCCCGAAAACCGTTCGGCTACGGCTGACGCCGTCCGACGTCACGGGGCCGACTTCGGTATTGCCTGGGATGGCGACTTCGATCGGTGCTTCCTCTTCGACGCGGAGGGTGAGTTCATCGAGGGCTATTACATCGTGGGCCTTCTGGCAGCACAGCTTCTCGAAAAACATCCTGGCTCCAAGATCATCCACGACCCGCGCCTTACGTGGAACACCATCGATATGGTGAAGCATGCTGGCGGCATTCCTATCGAGAGCAAGACCGGCCATGCCTTCATCAAGGAGCGCATGCGAGCGGAAGACGCCATTTATGGCGGCGAGATGAGCGCACACCATTACTTCCGCGAGTTCGCATACTGCGACTCCGGCATGATCCCCTGGTTGCTCATTGCCGAACGTCTGTCAAAGACGGGCATCAGCCTTGCCGACATGCTCGCGGAGCGCATGGCAGCATATCCGTGCAGTGGTGAAATCAATTTTGTCGTCGATGACGCAAAGGCTGCGGTGGCTAGGGTGCTGGCGTATTACCGCAATGATTCACCATCGCTCGATCATGTCGATGGCGTGAGCGCCGATTTTGGTACATGGCGCTTCAACCTACGCTCATCAAATACGGAACCGCTGCTGCGCCTAAACGTGGAAGCGCGCCATGATCGGTCGCTGATGCAGATGCGCACTGACGAGTTGTCACGGATCATCGCCGGCTGA
- a CDS encoding glycosyltransferase family 39 protein produces the protein MAWTLPVIVFIALVLVHSDLPGIYMDAANPDFLAAQWLHRGHNPGAGIPSKIFPILGSFYHGLQNAYLGVPFFAIAGFSVTSLRLEQAVFGVILLIALYHLTRRLTASIPLALLASVGLATELAFTASFRTQFYIVLGGAAWLFVSLLLALPAERESWIVKRRVFWSGVFFGLASYGYFVLAFFAPAMVVLVAMWVPRRQWGQWIVGALVGVSPFALGFLSLLAKKHGLEPTLEFIRGMLGQLKPFDTSGASGNHLYYAWDLVRLAASDAGNEVMIFAQPLPSVWSASKVWWLAGGALGLLSFGGIERLRGRPGVPYAVLAFMPVSFFAVASLFGPRLWSHHFSVLVPFVYLLPVLVLAQCLRYAFTRVDGRVENVTLAVVALVVLGGNLFQQTGFHESLVKTGGRGRSTEALTQLAVEARSVPANVAYLFPDWGFFTSFCFLTENRVRYGVDAEARTMERMKRDGVTEIRLVYWNASDEQRFRSTLQASGLRVIEHRTFAARDGIAVFHWLRGVFAVNASRLEDAKPSVENKPLNPPDDLP, from the coding sequence TTGGCCTGGACGTTGCCGGTCATCGTCTTCATCGCCCTCGTGCTGGTCCATTCCGACCTGCCGGGTATTTACATGGATGCGGCAAACCCGGACTTCCTTGCCGCGCAATGGCTGCACCGTGGACATAATCCCGGTGCAGGCATCCCCTCGAAGATCTTTCCTATCCTCGGCAGCTTCTATCATGGGCTGCAGAACGCCTACCTCGGTGTTCCGTTCTTCGCCATAGCCGGCTTCAGCGTGACGTCGCTGCGCCTGGAGCAGGCGGTCTTCGGCGTCATCCTCCTGATTGCGCTGTATCACCTGACCCGGCGTCTTACAGCGTCCATCCCCTTGGCCTTGCTCGCCAGCGTGGGGCTTGCGACAGAACTCGCGTTCACTGCCTCGTTCCGTACGCAGTTCTACATCGTGCTCGGCGGTGCGGCATGGCTGTTCGTCTCGCTGCTGCTTGCGCTGCCAGCGGAGCGTGAGTCCTGGATCGTCAAGCGACGGGTGTTCTGGTCGGGCGTGTTCTTCGGCCTTGCGAGTTACGGCTATTTCGTACTGGCGTTCTTTGCGCCGGCGATGGTGGTCCTCGTGGCGATGTGGGTGCCTCGGCGCCAATGGGGGCAGTGGATCGTGGGGGCGCTGGTGGGCGTCTCCCCGTTCGCACTGGGGTTCCTGTCGCTTCTGGCGAAGAAGCACGGGCTGGAGCCGACGCTCGAGTTCATTCGTGGGATGCTGGGGCAATTGAAGCCCTTCGACACCAGCGGAGCGTCGGGCAATCATCTCTACTACGCGTGGGATCTTGTACGCCTGGCTGCGAGCGATGCTGGCAACGAAGTGATGATCTTCGCCCAGCCGCTTCCCAGCGTCTGGAGTGCCTCGAAAGTCTGGTGGCTCGCCGGCGGTGCATTGGGTCTTTTGTCGTTCGGGGGGATTGAGAGGCTTCGGGGACGACCGGGTGTGCCATACGCCGTGCTGGCCTTTATGCCGGTGTCCTTCTTCGCCGTGGCCTCGCTGTTTGGTCCGAGGCTTTGGTCGCATCATTTCAGCGTCCTGGTGCCGTTTGTCTACTTGCTCCCGGTGCTGGTGCTCGCCCAGTGCTTGCGGTATGCCTTTACGCGCGTGGATGGGCGTGTCGAAAACGTTACGCTTGCCGTGGTGGCCCTGGTCGTACTCGGGGGAAATCTCTTCCAGCAGACAGGGTTCCATGAATCGCTGGTCAAGACGGGCGGCCGGGGGCGCAGCACCGAGGCGCTTACCCAGCTAGCTGTCGAGGCGCGATCGGTACCAGCGAACGTCGCGTACCTCTTTCCCGATTGGGGGTTCTTCACTTCGTTCTGCTTCTTGACCGAAAACCGCGTCCGGTACGGCGTTGATGCGGAAGCCCGGACCATGGAGCGCATGAAGCGGGACGGTGTCACCGAGATCCGCCTCGTTTACTGGAATGCGAGCGACGAGCAGCGCTTTCGTAGCACCCTGCAGGCCAGCGGATTGCGGGTGATTGAACACCGCACTTTCGCGGCGAGAGACGGTATTGCCGTGTTCCACTGGCTTCGTGGTGTTTTCGCCGTGAATGCGTCTCGCCTTGAGGATGCCAAGCCGTCCGTAGAGAATAAGCCGTTGAATCCGCCGGATGATCTTCCATGA
- a CDS encoding glycosyltransferase family 2 protein gives MPTDATHPDPRVAVLIPCFNEALAIAQVVRDFRAALPQATVYVFDNASTDRTAEVAETAGALVRTVGLRGKGNVVRRMFADVDADLYVLVDGDATYHAASAPAMIARLLGEGADMVVGARKDESVHAYRSGHRLGNRLLTGCVAAIFGGTFTDMLSGYRVFTRRYVKSFPALSAGFETETELTVHALELRMPWCEMDTPYTTRPEGSESKLSTYKDGLRILRMILRLFVAERPLHFFGLVGVFSMLVSVAIAIPLLTTYLATHEVPRLPTALLSTGLALVATISIVCGLIMDAVTRGRREMKRLFYLGIAGPMRHDTGKPQATQSAS, from the coding sequence ATGCCGACAGACGCCACACATCCGGATCCACGGGTCGCCGTGTTGATTCCTTGCTTCAATGAAGCGCTGGCGATCGCCCAAGTCGTGCGTGACTTTCGCGCCGCGCTTCCGCAGGCAACCGTCTACGTATTCGATAACGCGTCGACAGATCGCACCGCCGAGGTCGCCGAAACCGCCGGTGCGCTCGTGCGAACGGTAGGTCTACGCGGCAAAGGCAACGTCGTACGTCGCATGTTCGCCGATGTCGACGCCGACCTCTACGTGCTGGTCGATGGCGACGCGACCTATCACGCCGCCAGCGCCCCGGCCATGATCGCACGCCTGCTCGGTGAAGGCGCCGATATGGTGGTTGGAGCACGCAAGGACGAGAGCGTCCACGCATACCGGAGCGGCCATCGGCTGGGCAACCGCTTGCTGACGGGCTGCGTCGCCGCAATCTTCGGCGGCACGTTCACCGACATGTTGTCGGGATATCGGGTCTTTACCCGCCGCTACGTCAAGTCCTTCCCCGCCCTATCCGCAGGTTTCGAAACGGAAACCGAACTGACCGTGCATGCACTCGAACTACGTATGCCGTGGTGCGAGATGGACACGCCGTACACGACCCGGCCCGAAGGCTCGGAAAGCAAGTTGTCCACATACAAGGATGGCCTGCGCATCCTGCGCATGATTCTCCGGTTGTTCGTCGCCGAACGTCCACTGCATTTTTTCGGTTTGGTGGGCGTGTTTTCCATGCTCGTAAGCGTGGCCATCGCGATACCACTGCTCACAACCTATCTCGCCACGCATGAAGTGCCGCGTCTGCCTACGGCTCTGCTTTCGACGGGCTTGGCGCTTGTGGCGACAATATCGATTGTCTGCGGCCTGATCATGGACGCGGTGACGCGGGGGCGCCGGGAGATGAAACGGTTGTTCTACCTGGGAATCGCGGGGCCCATGCGGCACGACACCGGCAAACCTCAAGCCACTCAGTCCGCCTCGTAG
- a CDS encoding acyltransferase, which translates to MTDEAPYVHPLADVQTLRIGPRTRVWQFVVILPGATIGEDCNICSHCFVENDVIVGDRVTVKSGVQLWDGLRLEDDVFVGPNVTFTNDRFPRSRDHSVAFQQTVVRRGASIGGGATILPSVEIGERAMVGAGAVVTRSVPARAIVVGNPARVIGQVEGSKAYEAD; encoded by the coding sequence ATGACCGACGAGGCGCCCTACGTCCACCCCCTGGCCGATGTGCAGACCCTGCGCATCGGCCCCCGCACGCGGGTATGGCAGTTCGTGGTGATTCTCCCGGGAGCCACCATCGGCGAGGATTGCAACATCTGTTCGCACTGCTTCGTCGAAAACGACGTGATCGTGGGCGACCGCGTTACCGTGAAAAGCGGCGTGCAGTTGTGGGATGGGCTGCGGCTGGAAGACGACGTCTTCGTCGGGCCCAACGTTACGTTTACGAACGACCGGTTTCCGCGGTCACGCGATCATTCCGTGGCGTTCCAACAGACAGTCGTTCGTCGCGGTGCCTCGATTGGAGGTGGCGCGACGATTTTGCCCAGCGTGGAGATCGGCGAGCGAGCGATGGTGGGGGCGGGGGCAGTGGTGACGCGTAGCGTGCCTGCACGAGCCATCGTCGTCGGCAACCCGGCTCGTGTCATCGGTCAGGTAGAGGGTTCGAAGGCCTACGAGGCGGACTGA
- the glmS gene encoding glutamine--fructose-6-phosphate transaminase (isomerizing), translating to MCGIVAAVAQRDIAPILIAGLKALEYRGYDSAGMAIADGGEIRRVRAKGKVREMEALYDADPVPGGTGIAHTRWATHGVPSEKNAHPHVQGRIAIVHNGIIENHATLREALKAKGRTFLSETDTEVMGAVIDEHVQSGKSLRQAVTAAVRELEGAYAIAVMSLDEPERIVGARRGCPLLVGIGIGEHFLGSDAQALIKVTNRMMYLEEDDVVEITRDTVQVFGLDGTPVDRTAHESEISADSVERGEYRHYMQKEIFEQPRAVADTLEGRIGPHGVLPNIFGIDADPILDKTRGIHVVACGTSYHAGMVAKYWIEQLARIPVVVEVASEYRYRDVVVPEDTLFVAVSQSGETADTLAAMRESRRRGYLATFAICNVPESSVVRESDLRLMTRAGPEIGVASTKAFTTQLTAFALLALDLGRRRGLNEADYLQHCKELQSLPRYIENALKTEPQILAIADHFIAKQHALFLGRGAQFPVALEGSLKLKEISYIHAEAYPAGELKHGPLALVDENMPIVAVAPNGPLLDKLKSNLQEVRARGGELIVFADERAEMEDGTEHVAMVRVDGGGDLIAPAVFTIPMQLLAYHVAVQRGTDVDQPRNLAKSVTVE from the coding sequence ATGTGTGGAATCGTTGCCGCTGTTGCGCAGCGCGATATCGCGCCCATCCTCATCGCAGGCCTGAAAGCGCTGGAGTACCGCGGCTACGATTCGGCGGGCATGGCTATCGCCGATGGTGGCGAGATTCGCCGCGTGCGAGCGAAGGGCAAAGTCCGCGAGATGGAAGCGCTCTACGACGCCGATCCGGTGCCCGGCGGCACGGGTATCGCGCATACGCGGTGGGCGACCCACGGTGTGCCCAGCGAAAAGAACGCGCATCCGCATGTGCAGGGGCGCATTGCCATCGTGCATAACGGCATTATCGAAAACCACGCCACGCTGCGTGAGGCCTTGAAGGCCAAGGGACGCACCTTTCTCTCGGAGACCGACACCGAAGTCATGGGTGCGGTGATCGACGAGCATGTGCAGTCGGGTAAATCGCTGCGCCAGGCCGTCACCGCCGCGGTGCGAGAACTCGAAGGTGCTTACGCCATCGCCGTGATGAGCCTCGACGAACCGGAGCGCATCGTGGGTGCCCGGCGTGGTTGCCCCTTGCTGGTTGGCATCGGTATCGGCGAACACTTCCTGGGCTCGGATGCCCAGGCGCTGATCAAGGTCACCAACCGGATGATGTACCTGGAAGAAGACGACGTCGTGGAGATCACGCGCGACACCGTCCAGGTCTTCGGTTTGGACGGCACGCCTGTCGACCGTACCGCGCATGAAAGCGAGATCAGTGCAGATTCGGTAGAGCGGGGCGAGTATCGCCACTACATGCAGAAGGAAATCTTCGAGCAGCCGCGCGCCGTGGCCGATACGCTCGAAGGGCGCATCGGCCCGCATGGCGTGCTGCCGAATATCTTCGGCATCGATGCCGACCCGATCCTCGACAAGACGCGCGGCATTCACGTCGTCGCCTGCGGCACGAGCTATCACGCGGGCATGGTCGCCAAGTACTGGATCGAGCAGTTGGCGCGCATCCCCGTCGTGGTGGAAGTTGCCAGCGAGTACCGCTATCGCGATGTGGTGGTGCCGGAAGATACCTTGTTCGTTGCGGTTTCCCAGTCTGGTGAGACCGCCGATACGCTCGCCGCCATGCGCGAATCTCGCCGCCGTGGCTACCTCGCCACCTTCGCCATCTGTAACGTGCCCGAGTCGTCGGTGGTGCGCGAGTCGGATCTGCGCCTGATGACGCGCGCGGGCCCGGAAATCGGCGTGGCCTCGACCAAGGCCTTCACGACGCAGCTCACGGCGTTCGCGCTGCTGGCGCTGGACCTCGGACGTCGTCGTGGTTTGAACGAAGCGGATTACCTGCAGCACTGCAAGGAACTGCAGTCACTGCCGCGCTACATCGAAAACGCGTTGAAGACCGAACCCCAGATCCTGGCGATCGCCGATCACTTCATCGCGAAGCAGCACGCCTTGTTCCTAGGTCGAGGCGCGCAGTTCCCCGTGGCCCTCGAAGGCTCGTTGAAGCTCAAGGAAATCTCGTACATCCACGCCGAAGCCTACCCGGCAGGCGAGCTGAAGCATGGGCCGCTGGCGCTGGTGGACGAGAACATGCCCATCGTGGCCGTGGCACCGAACGGTCCGTTGCTCGACAAGCTGAAGTCGAACCTGCAGGAGGTGCGCGCGCGCGGTGGTGAACTCATCGTGTTTGCGGACGAGCGTGCGGAGATGGAAGACGGCACGGAGCACGTCGCCATGGTTCGCGTGGACGGCGGTGGCGACCTGATCGCCCCGGCAGTGTTCACCATCCCAATGCAACTGCTTGCCTATCACGTGGCGGTGCAGCGCGGCACGGACGTGGATCAACCGCGCAACCTGGCGAAGTCGGTTACGGTGGAATGA
- a CDS encoding pyridoxal-phosphate dependent enzyme produces the protein MSVHDSVLELIGRTPMVRAQRLDTGCCELFLKLESANPGGSVKDRIGRSMIEGAERAGKIKPGDTLVEGTAGNTGLGLALVAQQKGYRLVLVVPDKMSREKIFNLKAMGAEVVLTRSDVAKGHPEYYQDMAERIARETPGAYFINQFGNPDNPLAHVQTTGPEILEQLDGKVDAIVVGCGSSGTMSGLTAYLREHSPNTEIVLADPVGSILAQYINEGTLSEKSGSWMVEGIGEDFLPSISDFSMVKKAYAISDKESFLAARELLSKEGVLGGSSTGTLLAAALKFCREQTEPKRVVTLVCDTGNKYLSKMYNDYWMLDNGFLEREQYGDLRDLILRPYAQRDTVVIKPQDMLITAYNRMKLYDVSQLPVMEDDRIVGILDESDVLLHVHADSAKFRDPVSTAMMASPEMLQVTAPIDALLPVFEKGHVAIVVNGEQFLGLITRIDLLNYLRRKVN, from the coding sequence ATGAGTGTTCATGACAGCGTCCTCGAACTGATCGGCCGCACCCCGATGGTGCGCGCTCAGCGCCTGGATACGGGCTGTTGCGAACTGTTCTTGAAGCTGGAAAGCGCCAATCCGGGCGGTTCGGTCAAGGATCGTATCGGCCGTTCGATGATCGAAGGCGCCGAACGCGCCGGCAAGATCAAGCCAGGCGACACCCTGGTGGAAGGTACCGCCGGCAATACTGGCCTGGGTCTTGCGCTTGTAGCGCAGCAGAAGGGTTATCGGTTGGTGCTCGTCGTGCCGGACAAGATGAGTCGCGAAAAGATCTTCAACCTCAAGGCGATGGGCGCCGAGGTGGTGCTCACGCGGTCGGATGTCGCCAAGGGTCACCCGGAGTACTACCAGGACATGGCCGAGCGCATCGCGCGTGAAACGCCTGGAGCCTATTTCATCAACCAGTTCGGTAATCCGGACAATCCATTGGCGCACGTGCAGACCACCGGGCCCGAGATCCTCGAGCAGCTCGACGGCAAGGTCGATGCCATCGTCGTCGGCTGCGGTTCGTCCGGCACGATGAGCGGCCTTACGGCCTATCTGCGCGAGCACTCGCCGAACACGGAGATCGTCCTTGCCGATCCCGTGGGCTCGATCCTTGCCCAGTACATCAACGAGGGCACGCTCTCGGAGAAGTCGGGCAGTTGGATGGTGGAAGGCATCGGCGAGGATTTCCTCCCCTCGATCAGCGATTTCTCGATGGTGAAGAAGGCCTATGCGATCAGCGACAAGGAGAGTTTCCTTGCCGCTCGCGAACTCCTGTCGAAGGAGGGTGTGCTTGGCGGGTCGTCCACGGGTACGTTGCTCGCTGCGGCTTTGAAATTCTGCCGTGAGCAGACCGAGCCCAAGCGCGTCGTGACCCTCGTCTGCGATACGGGCAACAAGTACCTGTCGAAGATGTACAACGACTATTGGATGCTCGACAACGGCTTTCTCGAGCGCGAACAGTACGGCGACCTGCGCGACCTCATCCTGCGCCCGTACGCCCAGCGTGACACGGTGGTGATCAAGCCGCAGGACATGCTCATCACCGCCTACAACCGTATGAAGCTGTACGACGTGTCGCAGCTCCCGGTGATGGAAGACGATCGTATCGTCGGCATCCTCGACGAGTCCGATGTACTGCTGCACGTGCATGCCGATAGCGCGAAATTCCGCGATCCGGTGTCCACCGCCATGATGGCGTCGCCCGAGATGCTGCAGGTCACCGCGCCGATCGACGCCCTGCTGCCGGTCTTCGAGAAAGGCCATGTCGCCATCGTCGTCAACGGCGAGCAGTTCCTTGGATTGATCACCCGGATCGACCTGCTCAATTACCTGCGTCGCAAAGTCAATTAA